From a region of the Streptomyces sp. NBC_01454 genome:
- a CDS encoding non-ribosomal peptide synthetase: MSTVHSGPSLRPRDGDGGGHCVDDVLAAAVVVLERYEDRDPLVLDVTVEPADAASGRVAVHHVVVDCSPSSTFAQVRSAIAGRLPSPRPAGRWTVQVADSEAGERPAGRGELTLRHGAAPTLVLEHPHASGPGLHQALTRVLTAGTDRPGQELAALPVLSPDETEKQRQWLTGEPSPVSAETTMHERVRAAARRHPERVAAACAAESLTYEELVERADRVAGALLDHGITRGEVVAVVAERSCAVLTAALGVLTAGGAFFLLDPGLPAARREQLLAAAGVRLVVTTRAGRAALTTDHPALVLEDLGPADAHRDRPRLHGDDLAYLMFTSGSRGEPKGVLIRHGSFVNRQQWLIDRLGLGPEDVSLGRTALSFDPAICEMFRLLPVGGRVWFLPTGHERDPARVLDAIDRERVTVVDLVPSPLRSLLEHVVTLGLFPSLASLRWVLAGAETLHPWLVELFEDVVGRRGGAHLLNGWGATEVCVDVTSVDCSAGPVGEPVPVGRPIPGVGVAVLDRHGRFTPLGVPGELFVRGRCLAAGYLNDTALTDERFVQRPVAGPELLYRSGDRARWRNDGNLEFLGRLDDELSVRGQRIAPAEIEAVLRRHPAVDDALVRTVGGGPSAEAGGERLVAWVTHDASATPPAPHDLRTHLGELLPSTMVPEIVHVLDAFPRTVHDKVDLKALPTAYPALPGGSATDPLPAPSASVEDTLLALWRGVLNGAAIGPEDDLIARGATSLDAARVATRAAAGLCGRLDVLRIFAHPTIRAQAEVIRGCDHASCRVARLEPTPPAETVPASHSQLRHWITSRFDATSSAYNIAVGIELTEVPDPAVLRTALDELTVRHEILRTTFSLDDGELVQRILPPRPGWVPVEVSAAADPSRHLRAVSERPFDTEAGPLLRLGLITPAAAEPAPDRGTVLYLVIHHLISDTWSLTLLLTELAARCRAPAAGDGPAELPPARLQYRDYAAWEKARLAGPAGQRMRGFWTGQLAGPLPALGLPLDAPRGSAKVPGADVQRFVLGPDVTDALRSWAGQHRATMFMALLTATSAWLHRLTGQRDLVIGTPVAGRPHVDLEDVLGSFVNSVALRIAVDPEASPEGLLAGVRSTALDAFAHEEYPLDLVVRDLGLVRDPERSALFDVMLVLQNAPGARTESVWGEPRARRVDVDRGVGKLDMIVTFVEDEDGLRGEIEYDSHLFMSTTIERWLAGLSRILAALPDSPGTTAAAVARSALEAPAEPVLLHTAVERHARLTPARTAVVCEERVLTYGELNSRANRLARRLRDEFGVGPGQLVGYAVERSERVPVIQLAVLKAGGAFLGIDPTHPAARGRAVLEDARPVLLVVDGHAHGLLPEGGEGLPVLALDDAPEPPDDGGAAADLPPAAGPADPAYVIYTSGSTGTPKGVVVEHRNAHALLWAGGWPFEFRDDDVWTATHSFAFDFSVWELHLPLSRGARVVIIPEATRRDPRRLLPVLVRERVTVLAQVPSTFERVVDALDRRPELAPASLRYVIFGGEPINPGAVRRFAGHLPGVDMVNGYGITETTVLTTFKRLDPSAAPGAPSDVQNIGRPIGTMSVQLLDPDGQSVPDGSVGEIVISGPAVARGYLGRPEETARVFGVHPPGPGVREDGAGGGPDARPARRWYRTGDLARRLPSGDLVFVGRRDRQVKIRGYRVELEEVRSAILGTGLLAGDAVTDVRPGPADAPSIVAYLDARDRERIPALRRRLQELLPAPMIPASFVPVDDWPTTGNGKVDLDALRARYAGSPQPPAETEEQPEPTVTDQAATGGAPDTVAALGALWSDLLGQPGIGPDDNFFTVGGHSLLAVALVTRVEEELGVVLGLEDVLTYSTLGRQAELIDARRASAVDQSTTVPDALPTAPDSDTYPLSPAQSEFWLLDQFRAPQTPAATPEILDLGTPWDPAADRAAFARLVESFEILRTDFPLAGAHPRQRVRPHGHADALRLTDLSRSPTAEDLRALLDEETARPLDLAEGPLFRLHLVRRPGTSTLGVVTAHHIVWDGMSCDVLARWWQRDRQAQRAGRAAPRRPERQFRDIAAHQLAYLEGPEGRAELAWWTGRMAGAHRTRPDLTPLGIGHPSGPRDFLGRSHRVTVDAPRTSALRALCKDTEATLFAGLHAVVKAFLFAMTRQTDLVVMSPVSLRDGRVLEEQLGPLINTVALRDHIEPREPFRALLGSVRQSVVDALAHRRIPPGEIGRALGLDADAPLADIGLTLQPRAGATDVPWTEEVFGAHTALWFDITERTDTLDVEIVAPRARVDDDTLAELGRAFLRIVGTLLDHADAPLDAAVGARPAESPAPLTIELRY, encoded by the coding sequence ATGAGCACGGTGCACTCCGGGCCCTCCCTCCGGCCGCGAGACGGTGACGGCGGCGGGCACTGCGTCGACGATGTGCTCGCGGCCGCCGTGGTCGTGCTCGAGCGGTACGAGGACCGGGACCCACTCGTCCTGGACGTCACGGTCGAGCCGGCGGACGCGGCGTCCGGGAGGGTCGCGGTGCACCACGTCGTCGTGGACTGTTCCCCCTCGTCCACCTTCGCGCAGGTGCGCTCGGCGATCGCCGGCCGGCTCCCGTCCCCTCGTCCCGCGGGGCGCTGGACCGTCCAGGTCGCCGACAGTGAGGCAGGCGAACGACCCGCGGGGCGGGGCGAGTTGACGCTGCGGCACGGCGCTGCGCCGACGCTCGTTCTCGAGCACCCGCACGCGTCCGGTCCCGGTCTTCACCAAGCGCTCACCCGCGTACTCACCGCCGGCACGGACCGCCCCGGGCAGGAGCTGGCCGCGCTCCCCGTGCTGTCCCCGGACGAGACCGAGAAGCAGCGGCAGTGGCTCACGGGCGAGCCGTCTCCGGTATCGGCGGAGACGACGATGCACGAGCGGGTCCGGGCCGCGGCCCGCCGCCACCCGGAGCGGGTCGCGGCGGCCTGTGCCGCCGAGAGCCTCACCTATGAGGAACTCGTGGAGCGCGCCGATCGGGTGGCCGGGGCCCTACTGGACCACGGGATCACGCGGGGGGAGGTCGTGGCCGTCGTCGCCGAGCGGTCGTGCGCGGTGCTCACCGCGGCCCTCGGTGTGCTCACCGCGGGCGGCGCGTTCTTCCTGCTCGACCCCGGTCTGCCCGCGGCCCGGCGGGAACAGCTCCTGGCGGCGGCCGGGGTGCGGCTGGTCGTCACCACCCGCGCCGGGCGCGCCGCGCTCACGACGGACCACCCCGCCCTCGTCCTCGAGGACCTCGGGCCGGCCGACGCGCACCGGGACCGTCCGCGGCTGCACGGCGACGATCTCGCGTACCTGATGTTCACCTCCGGCTCCCGTGGCGAGCCGAAGGGGGTCCTGATCCGCCACGGGTCGTTCGTCAACCGTCAGCAGTGGCTCATCGACCGCCTCGGACTCGGCCCGGAGGACGTGTCGCTCGGCCGGACGGCGCTGTCGTTCGATCCCGCCATCTGCGAGATGTTCCGTCTGCTGCCGGTCGGGGGACGTGTCTGGTTCCTGCCCACCGGCCACGAGCGTGATCCGGCGCGGGTGCTCGACGCCATCGACCGCGAACGCGTCACCGTCGTGGACCTGGTGCCCTCTCCGCTGCGCAGTCTGCTCGAGCACGTGGTCACGCTGGGCCTCTTCCCCTCGCTCGCGTCGCTGCGGTGGGTCCTGGCCGGTGCCGAGACCCTGCACCCCTGGCTGGTCGAGCTGTTCGAGGATGTCGTCGGCCGCCGCGGGGGCGCCCACCTGCTCAACGGGTGGGGAGCGACCGAGGTCTGTGTCGACGTCACGTCCGTCGACTGCTCGGCCGGACCGGTCGGCGAGCCCGTGCCCGTCGGCCGTCCGATCCCCGGGGTCGGTGTCGCCGTGCTCGACCGTCACGGACGGTTCACGCCGCTCGGGGTGCCGGGTGAGCTCTTCGTGCGCGGCCGCTGTCTCGCCGCCGGCTATCTGAACGACACCGCACTGACCGACGAGCGTTTCGTGCAACGTCCGGTCGCGGGGCCGGAGTTGCTCTACCGCAGCGGCGACCGGGCCCGGTGGCGCAACGATGGGAACCTGGAGTTCCTGGGGCGGCTCGACGACGAGCTGTCGGTCCGCGGGCAGCGGATCGCGCCCGCCGAGATCGAGGCCGTGCTGCGCCGCCATCCCGCCGTGGACGACGCCCTCGTCCGTACCGTGGGCGGCGGCCCGTCGGCGGAGGCGGGCGGCGAGCGGCTGGTCGCCTGGGTGACCCACGACGCGTCCGCCACCCCGCCCGCTCCGCACGACCTCCGCACGCACCTGGGCGAGTTGCTGCCGTCCACCATGGTCCCCGAGATCGTCCATGTGCTGGACGCCTTCCCCCGGACCGTGCACGACAAGGTCGATCTCAAGGCCCTTCCGACGGCATACCCGGCGCTTCCGGGCGGCTCGGCGACCGACCCGCTCCCCGCCCCGTCCGCATCGGTCGAGGACACCCTCCTCGCCCTGTGGCGCGGCGTGCTGAACGGTGCGGCCATCGGCCCGGAGGACGACCTGATCGCCCGGGGCGCCACCTCGCTGGACGCCGCGCGGGTGGCCACCCGCGCGGCAGCGGGCCTGTGCGGGCGCCTGGACGTGCTCCGCATCTTCGCGCATCCCACGATCCGCGCCCAGGCGGAGGTGATCCGGGGCTGTGACCACGCCTCGTGCCGGGTCGCCCGCCTGGAGCCCACGCCGCCGGCCGAGACGGTGCCGGCGTCCCACAGCCAGCTCCGCCACTGGATCACCAGCCGCTTCGACGCCACGTCCTCGGCGTACAACATCGCGGTCGGCATCGAGCTGACCGAGGTCCCCGACCCCGCCGTCCTGCGCACGGCGCTGGACGAACTCACCGTCCGGCACGAGATCCTGCGCACGACGTTCTCGCTGGACGACGGCGAACTCGTCCAGCGCATCCTGCCCCCGCGACCCGGCTGGGTGCCCGTGGAGGTCAGTGCGGCGGCCGACCCGTCCCGCCATCTGCGGGCGGTGAGCGAGCGGCCGTTCGACACCGAGGCCGGGCCCCTGCTGCGGCTCGGCCTCATCACCCCGGCCGCCGCGGAGCCGGCACCCGACCGGGGCACCGTGCTGTACCTCGTGATCCACCATCTGATCAGCGACACCTGGTCGCTGACGCTGCTGCTCACCGAGCTGGCCGCACGGTGCCGGGCGCCGGCCGCCGGGGACGGCCCGGCGGAACTGCCGCCCGCCCGCCTCCAGTACCGCGACTACGCCGCCTGGGAGAAGGCGCGGCTCGCCGGACCGGCGGGGCAGCGGATGCGCGGCTTCTGGACCGGTCAGCTGGCCGGGCCGCTGCCGGCCCTCGGCCTCCCGCTGGACGCCCCGCGCGGCTCCGCGAAGGTTCCCGGAGCCGACGTCCAGCGCTTTGTGCTCGGCCCCGACGTCACCGACGCGCTGCGGTCATGGGCCGGGCAGCACCGGGCCACGATGTTCATGGCCCTGCTCACCGCGACCTCCGCCTGGCTGCACCGGCTGACCGGCCAGCGCGATCTGGTGATCGGTACCCCGGTGGCCGGTCGCCCGCACGTCGACCTCGAGGACGTCCTCGGCTCCTTCGTCAACAGCGTGGCGCTCCGGATCGCCGTGGACCCGGAGGCCTCTCCCGAGGGTCTCCTCGCCGGCGTCCGGTCGACCGCCCTGGACGCATTCGCCCACGAGGAATACCCCCTCGACCTCGTCGTCCGGGACCTCGGCCTGGTGCGCGACCCCGAGCGCTCGGCCCTGTTCGACGTGATGCTGGTCCTGCAGAACGCGCCCGGGGCCCGGACGGAGTCGGTGTGGGGGGAGCCCCGCGCCCGCCGGGTCGACGTGGACCGCGGTGTCGGCAAGCTCGACATGATCGTCACCTTCGTCGAGGACGAGGACGGGCTGCGCGGCGAGATCGAGTACGACTCCCACCTCTTCATGAGCACGACGATCGAGCGCTGGCTCGCCGGGCTGTCGCGCATCCTCGCGGCGCTCCCGGACTCCCCCGGCACGACCGCCGCCGCCGTGGCCCGCTCCGCACTCGAGGCCCCGGCGGAACCGGTCCTGCTGCACACGGCGGTGGAGCGTCATGCCCGTCTCACCCCCGCGCGGACCGCCGTGGTGTGCGAGGAACGGGTCCTGACCTACGGGGAACTCAACAGCCGGGCGAACCGGCTCGCCCGCCGGCTGCGCGACGAGTTCGGCGTGGGCCCCGGGCAGCTCGTCGGCTACGCGGTCGAGCGCTCCGAGCGGGTGCCCGTCATCCAGCTCGCGGTCCTCAAGGCGGGCGGCGCCTTCCTCGGGATCGATCCCACCCATCCCGCGGCGCGCGGCCGCGCCGTGCTCGAGGACGCCCGGCCGGTCCTGCTGGTCGTCGACGGTCACGCGCACGGCCTCCTCCCGGAGGGCGGGGAAGGGCTCCCCGTGCTCGCCCTCGACGACGCACCCGAGCCGCCCGACGACGGCGGGGCGGCGGCCGACCTCCCGCCGGCCGCCGGCCCGGCGGACCCCGCGTACGTCATCTACACCTCCGGCAGCACCGGCACACCCAAGGGTGTCGTGGTGGAGCACCGAAACGCCCACGCGCTCCTGTGGGCCGGCGGCTGGCCGTTCGAGTTCCGGGACGACGACGTCTGGACCGCGACGCACTCGTTCGCCTTCGACTTCTCCGTCTGGGAACTCCATCTGCCGCTCTCCCGCGGCGCCCGGGTCGTGATCATTCCCGAGGCCACACGCCGGGACCCGCGGCGGCTGCTCCCGGTCCTCGTGCGGGAGCGGGTGACCGTCCTGGCCCAAGTCCCCAGCACCTTCGAGCGCGTGGTGGACGCGCTCGACCGCCGCCCGGAACTGGCGCCGGCCTCCCTGCGCTACGTGATATTCGGGGGAGAACCCATCAATCCCGGGGCCGTGCGGCGCTTCGCCGGGCACCTGCCCGGGGTGGACATGGTCAACGGCTACGGCATCACCGAGACCACCGTCCTCACGACCTTCAAACGACTCGACCCCTCCGCAGCGCCCGGGGCCCCGTCCGACGTGCAGAACATCGGCCGCCCGATCGGGACGATGAGCGTTCAACTGCTGGACCCGGACGGGCAGTCCGTTCCCGACGGCAGCGTCGGGGAGATCGTCATCAGCGGGCCCGCGGTGGCCCGCGGTTACCTCGGCCGGCCCGAGGAGACCGCCCGGGTCTTCGGGGTGCATCCGCCCGGCCCCGGCGTTCGGGAGGACGGGGCGGGCGGCGGCCCCGACGCCCGCCCGGCCCGGAGGTGGTACCGCACCGGAGACCTCGCCCGGCGCCTCCCCTCCGGTGACCTGGTGTTCGTCGGCCGACGGGACCGCCAGGTCAAGATCCGCGGCTATCGGGTGGAACTCGAAGAGGTCCGCTCCGCGATCCTGGGCACGGGGCTGCTGGCCGGCGACGCCGTGACCGACGTCCGGCCGGGGCCCGCCGACGCCCCGTCGATAGTGGCCTACCTCGACGCCCGCGACCGGGAGCGGATCCCCGCCCTGCGCCGGCGACTGCAGGAACTCCTGCCCGCGCCCATGATCCCCGCCTCGTTCGTCCCCGTCGACGACTGGCCGACCACGGGCAACGGAAAGGTGGACCTGGACGCGCTCCGCGCCCGGTACGCCGGCTCCCCGCAGCCCCCTGCCGAGACGGAGGAGCAGCCGGAGCCGACGGTGACGGATCAGGCCGCCACGGGCGGCGCGCCCGACACGGTGGCCGCGCTGGGGGCGCTGTGGAGCGACCTGCTGGGACAGCCCGGCATCGGCCCCGACGACAACTTCTTCACCGTCGGGGGCCATTCCCTGCTGGCCGTGGCGCTGGTGACCCGGGTGGAGGAGGAACTGGGCGTCGTCCTCGGTCTTGAGGACGTGCTGACGTATTCCACGCTCGGCCGCCAAGCGGAGCTGATCGACGCCCGTCGCGCCTCGGCGGTGGATCAGTCGACCACCGTGCCGGACGCGCTCCCCACGGCCCCGGACTCCGACACCTACCCCTTGTCGCCCGCGCAGTCGGAGTTCTGGCTGCTCGATCAGTTCCGGGCCCCGCAGACACCGGCGGCGACACCCGAGATCCTGGACCTCGGGACACCGTGGGACCCCGCGGCCGACCGGGCGGCGTTCGCCCGGCTCGTCGAGTCCTTCGAGATCCTGCGCACCGATTTCCCGCTGGCCGGCGCCCACCCCCGGCAGCGGGTCCGTCCACACGGCCACGCGGACGCGCTCCGGCTGACCGACCTGTCCCGCTCCCCCACGGCCGAGGATCTGCGCGCACTCCTCGACGAGGAGACGGCCCGGCCGCTGGACCTCGCCGAGGGCCCGCTGTTCCGGCTCCACCTGGTCCGGCGGCCCGGCACGTCGACGCTCGGCGTGGTCACCGCCCACCACATCGTGTGGGACGGCATGTCCTGCGACGTGCTCGCCCGGTGGTGGCAGCGGGACCGCCAGGCGCAGCGGGCGGGCCGGGCCGCCCCCCGGCGTCCGGAACGTCAGTTCCGCGATATCGCCGCCCACCAACTCGCCTACCTCGAGGGCCCCGAGGGGCGTGCCGAGCTCGCCTGGTGGACCGGGCGGATGGCCGGCGCCCACCGCACCCGTCCCGATCTCACCCCGCTGGGCATCGGCCACCCCTCCGGGCCCCGGGACTTCCTCGGGCGCAGCCATCGGGTGACGGTGGACGCCCCCCGGACCAGCGCCCTGCGGGCACTGTGCAAAGACACCGAGGCAACTCTGTTCGCGGGGCTGCACGCCGTCGTCAAGGCGTTTCTGTTCGCCATGACCCGGCAGACCGACCTCGTCGTGATGTCGCCGGTGTCGCTGCGGGACGGGCGGGTCCTGGAGGAGCAGCTCGGCCCGTTGATCAACACCGTCGCCCTCCGCGACCACATCGAGCCGCGCGAGCCGTTCCGCGCCCTGCTGGGTTCCGTACGCCAGTCGGTGGTCGACGCGCTCGCCCACCGGCGGATTCCGCCGGGAGAGATCGGCCGGGCGCTGGGGCTGGACGCCGACGCGCCACTCGCCGACATCGGTCTGACCCTCCAGCCCCGGGCCGGCGCCACCGATGTCCCCTGGACGGAAGAGGTCTTCGGCGCCCACACCGCGCTGTGGTTCGACATCACCGAGCGGACGGACACCCTGGACGTCGAGATCGTGGCCCCGCGCGCCCGCGTCGACGACGACACACTCGCCGAACTCGGGCGCGCCTTCCTCCGGATCGTGGGGACGCTCCTCGATCACGCCGACGCCCCGCTGGACGCGGCCGTGGGTGCGCGGCCGGCGGAGTCCCCGGCCCCCCTGACCATCGAGCTGCGCTACTGA
- a CDS encoding MBL fold metallo-hydrolase: MTRSQKTTGHFLRGDVEVEPLVDRWYAWVHLVSPATAAFVTMERHLRMMESYVRSPAMHAAAAANPATRSGPFLDLGGARVAEVQALLDATRTKAKRQQDFVSAFGELDELLESMTGGALEPLYPAVPAALRGLVELEYDRHNRARCRLYERLLYADALADPSGQCLRLVRTDRDGDRPFAFSTPRLPVAEDPDAADDAAWEGAVELCVPFASPALDALFRARGEPVDPDALADELGLDAGTRPRFRELFTTTPPRTPGEREDPPAGPGPLRVTYFGHACVLLEDGEVSVLVDPVIPYAHASDVPRRSFADLPDRIDYVLITHAHHDHVLPETLLQIRHKVGTVIVPGNDGGGLMDPSLRLVVEHLGFPDVREVRELDVVDLPHGAITAIPFVGEHHDLAIRSKSTYHVRLGGRTVLLGADTANVNPALYDRVHDLVGDIDLLFLGMECEGAPASWVYAPYFAHPLNRDHDQSRRGRASTCAEALDVVERFRGAEVYVYAMGEEPWLYPLLGIPYTDESLAIREATRLVEVCRAQGRHSERLYGAKRWSVS, encoded by the coding sequence ATGACGAGGTCGCAGAAGACCACCGGGCACTTCCTCCGCGGCGATGTCGAGGTCGAGCCGCTGGTCGACCGCTGGTATGCGTGGGTGCACCTGGTCTCGCCGGCGACTGCCGCGTTCGTCACCATGGAGCGTCATCTGCGGATGATGGAGTCCTATGTCCGCTCCCCGGCGATGCACGCCGCGGCTGCGGCCAACCCGGCGACGCGCAGCGGCCCGTTCCTCGACCTCGGCGGCGCCCGGGTCGCCGAGGTCCAGGCGCTGCTGGACGCGACGCGTACCAAGGCGAAGCGCCAGCAGGACTTCGTGTCGGCGTTCGGCGAGCTCGACGAGCTTCTCGAGAGCATGACCGGTGGCGCGCTGGAACCGCTGTACCCCGCCGTCCCGGCCGCGCTGCGGGGCCTGGTCGAGCTGGAGTACGACCGCCACAACCGGGCCCGCTGCCGACTCTATGAACGGCTGCTCTACGCCGACGCGCTGGCCGACCCGTCGGGGCAGTGTCTGCGGCTGGTGCGCACGGACCGCGACGGCGACCGCCCGTTCGCGTTCTCCACTCCGCGCCTGCCCGTGGCGGAGGACCCGGACGCCGCCGACGACGCGGCCTGGGAGGGCGCCGTGGAACTCTGCGTACCCTTCGCCTCGCCGGCCCTCGACGCACTGTTCCGCGCCCGCGGCGAACCCGTCGATCCGGACGCGCTCGCCGACGAGTTGGGCCTGGACGCCGGCACCCGTCCGCGCTTCCGTGAGCTGTTCACCACCACGCCCCCGCGGACGCCGGGCGAGCGCGAGGACCCGCCGGCCGGACCGGGCCCCCTCCGGGTGACCTACTTCGGGCACGCCTGTGTGCTGTTGGAGGACGGCGAGGTCAGCGTCCTCGTCGACCCCGTGATCCCCTACGCGCACGCATCCGACGTGCCGCGCCGCTCCTTCGCGGATCTGCCCGACCGGATCGACTACGTCCTCATCACCCACGCCCACCACGATCACGTCCTGCCCGAGACGCTGCTGCAGATCCGGCACAAGGTGGGCACGGTCATCGTGCCCGGCAACGACGGCGGAGGGCTCATGGACCCGTCGCTGCGCCTCGTCGTCGAGCACCTGGGCTTCCCCGACGTCCGTGAGGTGCGCGAGCTCGACGTCGTGGACCTTCCGCACGGGGCGATCACCGCCATCCCGTTCGTCGGCGAGCACCACGACCTGGCGATCCGGTCGAAGTCCACCTACCACGTCCGTCTCGGCGGACGGACGGTACTGCTCGGCGCCGACACCGCCAACGTCAACCCGGCGCTCTACGACCGGGTGCACGACCTGGTCGGCGACATCGACCTGCTGTTCCTGGGCATGGAGTGCGAGGGCGCGCCGGCGAGCTGGGTCTATGCGCCGTACTTCGCCCATCCGCTCAACCGGGACCACGACCAGAGCCGGCGAGGGCGCGCGTCCACCTGCGCGGAGGCCCTCGATGTCGTCGAGCGCTTCCGCGGCGCGGAGGTCTATGTGTACGCGATGGGCGAGGAGCCCTGGCTCTATCCGCTGCTGGGCATCCCGTACACCGACGAGTCCCTCGCCATCCGGGAAGCCACGCGTCTGGTCGAGGTCTGCCGGGCGCAGGGCCGCCACTCCGAGCGGCTCTACGGTGCGAAGCGTTGGAGTGTGTCGTGA